CAAAATGGGTAGTCAATTCAGGCGTAATAACCTTCAATTTTCCCGATTGCTGAATGATTAGAATTTTATCACTCGGTCTAAACTCTCCTAGCAATTCTCCCCTAGCATCTACATTCAATCGTTGAACAGTATCATCAAACCATACTTTTCTAGGCAACAACGTAGAAATACCTTTCTCTTTCAATTCAATTTTCTTGATAGGATATTTGGTTACCAAATTCCCTTTAGAAGCGCGTCCTTTTATTGCTAAAGAAGCAAAATCAATATCAAATTTCAATTTTTTAATACTTCCAACTTGACGCAATAAAATAGTAATTACCTCAGCTTCTCCATTTGGATTACAAGAAAAATACAAGGTTTGTGAACCTTTCGTTTCATTGGTCAAATCATATAATTTATCACGAGTAACCCCAGAAACATTAAAACGCTTAATGTACGATGGCCCTGATTTTCCATCACGGTAAATCATATTATAAATGGTACGCTTATCACTTTTGTCAAAAATGGCAATATGAATAATATCCTTACCTACAAACGTTTTAGCGTCTACTTTGGTAATCATCATTTTCCCATCTCTTAGAAAAACAATTATATCATCAATATCCGAACAATCAGCAACATATTCATCTTTTTTCAAGCTGGTTCCTACGAAACCTTCTTCTTTATTTACATACAATTTAGTGTTTCTTAAAACTACTTTTGTAGCTTCAATATCATCAAAAATACGTAACTCCGTTTGGCGTTCTCTTCCTTTTCCGTATTTCTCTTTTAATTTCGTAAAATATGCAATCGCAAAATCCGTCAAAAATTCAAGATGATGCTCAACTTCCTTCATTTCATCTTCTAACTTTGAGATAAAATCATCGGCTTTATCAGAATCGAAACGAGTGATACGAATCATTTGAATTTGCGTTAATTTTTGCAAATCATCATCATTTATTTCTCTGACGAATGATTTCTTAAAAGGTGTAAATCGGTCATATAAATAGGCATAAAGTGATTCTCTATCTCCGTATAATTTGAAATCAATATACATTTCTTCACGAATGAAGATTTTTTCTAAAGTAGAAAAATGCCATTTATTTTTTAATTCCTCTAATTGAATTTCCAATTCTTGGCGAAGTAAATCGACTGTTCTTTCTGTTGAAATTTTCAACATATGAGAAACTCCAATAAACAATGGTTTATTATCTTCAATAACACATCCTAAAGGTGCTACAGAAGTTTCACAAGCTGTGAAAGCAAACAAAGCATCAATAGTTTTATCCGGAGAAACCCCAGGAAAAAGATGAATTAATATTTCAACCTCAGCAGCGGTATTGTCTTCAATTTTCTTGATTTTGATTTTGCCTTTATCATTGGCTTTCAAAATACTATCAATCAAAGTAGTTGTATTAGTCGAAAATGGAATTTGAGTAATGACTAAGGTATTCTTATCGAGTTGACCAATTTTGGCACGAACACGAACACGACCACCACGCAAACCATCATTATAATTAGAAACATCGGCAATACCCTGAGTCATAAAATCAGGGTAGAGTGTAAAGGGTTTTCCTTTTAAAATCTTAATCGAAGCATCAATTAATTCATTAAAATTGTGTGGCAATACTTTAGTCGAAAGTCCTACCGCAATTCCCTCAGCTCCTTGAGCTAAAAGCAACGGAAACTTTACAGGAAGATTATTTGGTTCAGCACGACGACCATCATACGAAACTCCCCAGTCAGTAATTTTTGGTGAATATAAAACCTCCAAAGCAAATTTTGACAAACGTGCTTCAATATAACGAGAAGCTGCAGCACCATCGCCTGTTAGTATATTTCCCCAGTTTCCCTGGCAATCAATTAATAATTCTTTCTGACCAATTTGCACCATCGCATCTCCAATACTCGCATCTCCGTGTGGGTGATACTGCATGGTGTGACCAACAACATTAGCAACTTTATTATAACGACCGTCATCCAGCTCTTTCAAAGAGTGCATGATTCTTCGCTGTACAGGTTTAAAACCATCCTCAATAGCTGGAACCGCACGCTCCAGAATTACATAGGAAGCATAATCCAAAAACCAATCTTTGTACATTCCTGTAACTTTGGTAATGGTATCATTTTCATCCTCATTATTTTCGTAAAAATGGTGTCCTCCTGAAACAGCTAAATCATCAAAACCTTCATCAATAGATTCGCTTGAATCATTTGAGTCGTTTTGTGAATCGTCTTCGTTTGAAATGATGTTATCGTCTTCTTCGTCTTTCATTTATTTTGATTCCGAAATTATTTATTTAACCTGAACTTTTTCTATCGCTTCTTGATTTTTACCCTTTTTATAGTTTTTGATAAAAACAAATGTTAATCCAAAACTTAGAATAAATGCTATCAACGCATAGATTAATATTTTTCTACTAGGCATATTTTTAATTTATATTTCTTCAATTGTATCCAACTCCACCTTCAAATTCTTGATAATAAACTCTTGTCTGTCTGGAGTATTTTTCCCCATATAAAAGGACAATAGCTGCTCTATAGAAGTATTTTTGTCCATCATAATAGGATCAAGACGAATAGTTTCTCCTATGAAATTCTTGAACTCATCGGGAGAAATTTCTCCCAAACCTTTAAATCGGGTGATTTCTGGCTTTGGTTTTAGTTTTTCAATAGCATCTTTCCGTTCTTCATCTGAATAACAATAAATGGTTTCTTTTTTATTTCGAACCCTGAAAAGAGGTGTCTGCAAAATATACAAATGTCCTTCTTTGATTAATTCTGGAAAAAATTGCAAAAAGAAAGTAATCAACAACAAACGAATGTGCATACCATCGACATCGGCATCGGTTGCGATTACGATATTATTATAACGCAATTTTTCTAATCCGTCTTCGATATCCAATGCGGCTTGTAACAAATTGAATTCCTCATTTTCATACACAATTTTTTTGCTCATTCCATAGGAATTCAAAGGCTTACCACGTAAACTAAAAACGGCTTGTGTATTTACATCACGTGATTTTGTAATTGAACCAGAAGCCGAATCTCCCTCGGTAATAAACAAAGTACTTTCTAAACTTCTTGGGTTTTTCGTATCTGGAAGATGCGCACGGCAATCTCTTAATTTCTTATTGTGAAGATTCGCTTTTTTAGCACGATCTGTAGCTAATTTTCGGATTCCTGATAACTCTTTACGTTCACGTTCGGCTTGAAGAATTTTTCGTAACAAAGCATCTGCAGTCGTTGGATTTTTATGCAGATAATTATCTAATTTTGTTTTGACAAAGTCATTAACAAAGGTACGTACCGAAGGCATTCCAGGATCCGAACCAATCTCTGTAGAACCCAATTTGGTTTTAGTTTGTGACTCAAAGACAGGCTCCATCACCTTTATACTTACCGCACTCACGATTGATTTACGAACATCTGAAGCTTCAAAACTTTTATTATAAAACTCTCTAATCGTTTTTACAATCGCTTCTCTATAAGCTGCTAAGTGTGTTCCTCCTTGAGTAGTATTTTGACCATTTACAAATGAATGGTATTCTTCGCTATACTGTGATTTACTATGTGTTAAAGCAATCTCAATATCACCTTCTTTTAAATGAATAATTGGGTATTCTAAATCCTCTACATTAATAGTCGCTTCTAATAAATCTTTAAGACCGTTTTCGGAATAATATTTTTCGCCATTAAAAATTATAGTCAACCCATTGTTAAGATAACAATAGTTTTTGACCATTTTAATAACATATTCTAAACGAAATTTGTAGTTCTTAAAAATGGTTTCATCAGGTGTAAAAGTAACTTTTGTTCCTTTACGCTTAGTAGTTTCAATTATATCTTCTTCTAAAACTAAATTCCCTGCTGAAAATTCTGCTGCTTTTTGTTTTTCGTCACGTACAGATTCAACACGAAAATAATCAGACAAAGCATTAACCGCTTTTGTTCCAACACCATTTAAACCAACCGATTTCTGGAAAGCTTTAGAATCATATTTACCACCCGTATTCATTTTCGAAACTACATCGACAACTTTACCTAGTGGAATTCCACGTCCGTAATCCCGAACTGTAACTGATTTATCTTTAATCGTTACTTCTATGGTTTTACCGGCTCCCATCGCAAATTCATCGATACAGTTATCCAGAACCTCTTTGACCAAAATATAAATACCATCGTCTGGCGAAGAACCATCACCTAATTTACCAATGTACATTCCGGGACGCATACGAATATGCTCTTTCCAGTCGAGTGAACGAATATTATCTTCGGTGTATTGATTTTGTTCGGACATTTTTGGTGTTTATCGATTTTTTGCTAATGTACTATATATCGACAAAAAATGAAAGTCAATTTTTTAAAGTTAGCGATAAATTTTACCAAAAAGTTTAAAAAAAATGTTCCTAAAAAAAATTACACCTCAATTCCTAAAACTTGTTTCGCTAAAGCAATCATTTTTGGTGTTCCGGTATGTTTATTTTTTTCGTCAGATAATTTTACAACTCCTTCCCAATGACTATTTTCAGGTTTGGCATCTGTAAGTTTAATTACCATATTCATAGCAGGCAAAC
The Flavobacterium sp. 5 DNA segment above includes these coding regions:
- a CDS encoding DNA gyrase/topoisomerase IV subunit A, which translates into the protein MKDEEDDNIISNEDDSQNDSNDSSESIDEGFDDLAVSGGHHFYENNEDENDTITKVTGMYKDWFLDYASYVILERAVPAIEDGFKPVQRRIMHSLKELDDGRYNKVANVVGHTMQYHPHGDASIGDAMVQIGQKELLIDCQGNWGNILTGDGAAASRYIEARLSKFALEVLYSPKITDWGVSYDGRRAEPNNLPVKFPLLLAQGAEGIAVGLSTKVLPHNFNELIDASIKILKGKPFTLYPDFMTQGIADVSNYNDGLRGGRVRVRAKIGQLDKNTLVITQIPFSTNTTTLIDSILKANDKGKIKIKKIEDNTAAEVEILIHLFPGVSPDKTIDALFAFTACETSVAPLGCVIEDNKPLFIGVSHMLKISTERTVDLLRQELEIQLEELKNKWHFSTLEKIFIREEMYIDFKLYGDRESLYAYLYDRFTPFKKSFVREINDDDLQKLTQIQMIRITRFDSDKADDFISKLEDEMKEVEHHLEFLTDFAIAYFTKLKEKYGKGRERQTELRIFDDIEATKVVLRNTKLYVNKEEGFVGTSLKKDEYVADCSDIDDIIVFLRDGKMMITKVDAKTFVGKDIIHIAIFDKSDKRTIYNMIYRDGKSGPSYIKRFNVSGVTRDKLYDLTNETKGSQTLYFSCNPNGEAEVITILLRQVGSIKKLKFDIDFASLAIKGRASKGNLVTKYPIKKIELKEKGISTLLPRKVWFDDTVQRLNVDARGELLGEFRPSDKILIIQQSGKLKVITPELTTHFDEDMIILEKWIPKKPISAIYYDGEKERYYIKRFLVETENKEDSFITEHPNSRLEIVATDYRPVAELIFTKIKGVQKENMTVDIESFIAVKGFKALGNQLTTDKLKQVNLLESLPYEEPEIVVEEIEVQVQTDDDIDVQLDDDGQATLF
- a CDS encoding DNA topoisomerase IV subunit B, which translates into the protein MSEQNQYTEDNIRSLDWKEHIRMRPGMYIGKLGDGSSPDDGIYILVKEVLDNCIDEFAMGAGKTIEVTIKDKSVTVRDYGRGIPLGKVVDVVSKMNTGGKYDSKAFQKSVGLNGVGTKAVNALSDYFRVESVRDEKQKAAEFSAGNLVLEEDIIETTKRKGTKVTFTPDETIFKNYKFRLEYVIKMVKNYCYLNNGLTIIFNGEKYYSENGLKDLLEATINVEDLEYPIIHLKEGDIEIALTHSKSQYSEEYHSFVNGQNTTQGGTHLAAYREAIVKTIREFYNKSFEASDVRKSIVSAVSIKVMEPVFESQTKTKLGSTEIGSDPGMPSVRTFVNDFVKTKLDNYLHKNPTTADALLRKILQAERERKELSGIRKLATDRAKKANLHNKKLRDCRAHLPDTKNPRSLESTLFITEGDSASGSITKSRDVNTQAVFSLRGKPLNSYGMSKKIVYENEEFNLLQAALDIEDGLEKLRYNNIVIATDADVDGMHIRLLLITFFLQFFPELIKEGHLYILQTPLFRVRNKKETIYCYSDEERKDAIEKLKPKPEITRFKGLGEISPDEFKNFIGETIRLDPIMMDKNTSIEQLLSFYMGKNTPDRQEFIIKNLKVELDTIEEI